Proteins encoded by one window of Arachis ipaensis cultivar K30076 chromosome B04, Araip1.1, whole genome shotgun sequence:
- the LOC107635127 gene encoding short-chain dehydrogenase reductase 2a-like produces MVAATEVMSDDRPIQEVPLHTTTPPDTTNLSSPPLNRLEGKIAIVTGGAKGIGEAAVRLFVKHGAKVVIADVDDTHGSNLANSLSPSATFVHCDVSIEPDMDNLVTSTVSKYGKLDIMFNNAGVLGDQSNSKKSIVNFDPDEFDMIMRVNVKGVALGIKHASRVMIPNGIGSIINTASVAGVMGGLGPHSYTASKHAILGLTKNTACELGRHGIRVNSISPFGVATSLLVNAWHTSEEVEGNNVNLPSHEEVEKIEEFVRGLANLRGVTLRSSDIAEAALFLASEESKYVSGHNLVVDGGITSTRNCIGL; encoded by the exons ATGGTTGCAGCTACAGAAGTTATGTCTGATGATAGACCCATTCAAGAAGTGCCTCTTCACACAACAACACCACCAGACACCACCAATTTATCATCCCCTCCCTTAAATAG gttGGAAGGGAAAATTGCGATTGTAACTGGTGGTGCCAAAGGAATAGGTGAAGCAGCAGTGAGACTCTTTGTGAAACATGGCGCGAAGGTTGTAATTGCTGACGTGGACGACACACATGGATCCAATCTTGCAAACTCACTTTCTCCATCAGCGACCTTCGTCCACTGTGACGTCAGCATAGAACCCGACATGGACAATTTGGTAACTTCCACAGTCTCCAAATACGGCAAACTGGACATAATGTTCAACAACGCCGGTGTGCTAGGCGACCAATCAAATTCCAAGAAGAGCATTGTCAATTTTGACCCTGATGAGTTTGACATGATAATGAGGGTCAACGTTAAAGGTGTTGCATTGGGAATTAAACATGCTTCAAGGGTCATGATTCCTAATGGAATTGGTTCAATAATCAACACTGCTAGTGTTGCGGGTGTTATGGGTGGTCTTGGTCCACATTCTTACACCGCTTCAAAGCATGCCATTCTTGGACTCACTAAGAACACTGCTTGTGAGTTAGGGAGGCATGGCATAAGGGTAAATTCAATTTCACCATTTGGGGTTGCCACGTCATTGCTTGTTAACGCGTGGCATACTAGTGAGGAGGTGGAGGGTAATAATGTAAATTTGCCTTCGCATGAGGAAGTTGAGAAGATTGAGGAGTTTGTTAGAGGGCTTGCAAATTTGAGAGGGGTAACTCTGAGGTCGTCCGATATTGCTGAGGCTGCACTTTTTCTTGCTAGTGAAGAATCTAAGTATGTTAGTGGCCATAATCTTGTTGTGGATGGTGGAATCACTTCTACAAGAAATTGCATTGGCctttag